In a single window of the Nitrospira sp. MA-1 genome:
- a CDS encoding efflux RND transporter periplasmic adaptor subunit codes for MIHRHPITILYLVLNLIMLTSGVSLAKGGGRSSLPSSDLQTIRGIVKPVVEAVLASEIQALVKRMPFRDGDGFHKGDLLVEFDCAKYRAELSAAQADLDARQKTVINNEELATLHGIGRLEVDISQAELKKAQAVLTRAQVIVQGCRIPAPFAGHVVKTLVHPYESVNPYDDLVSIVSNQDLDIELILPSSSLRWIAKNSPFSFSIDETQKDYPAEVVEIGPRVDPVSQTIRVFGRFHKHPTGVLAGMSGSAKFPEGTFPTQSTFSPSTKPAASPTSTSKQTAKH; via the coding sequence ATGATACATCGACACCCTATCACAATTCTGTATTTGGTCCTGAATCTGATCATGCTGACTTCAGGCGTCAGTCTGGCAAAAGGCGGAGGACGCAGTAGTTTGCCCTCATCGGATCTTCAGACGATTCGGGGCATCGTGAAACCTGTCGTTGAGGCGGTGCTTGCCAGTGAAATCCAGGCGTTAGTGAAGCGGATGCCGTTTCGAGACGGAGACGGATTTCATAAGGGAGACCTCCTCGTTGAATTTGATTGTGCCAAATACCGGGCGGAATTGTCGGCGGCCCAAGCTGATTTAGATGCCAGACAAAAAACGGTCATCAATAACGAGGAGCTGGCCACTCTTCACGGGATTGGCCGGTTGGAAGTGGACATCTCGCAGGCCGAATTGAAAAAGGCCCAGGCGGTTCTCACAAGAGCACAAGTGATTGTTCAAGGTTGCCGGATTCCTGCCCCTTTTGCCGGACATGTGGTCAAGACCTTGGTCCACCCTTATGAAAGTGTGAATCCGTACGATGATCTCGTGAGTATTGTCAGTAATCAGGATCTGGATATTGAATTGATTCTCCCGTCGTCTTCGCTGCGGTGGATCGCCAAGAACAGTCCTTTTTCATTTAGTATCGATGAGACTCAAAAGGACTATCCGGCGGAAGTGGTGGAAATTGGTCCTCGTGTTGATCCTGTGAGTCAAACCATTCGGGTCTTTGGCCGATTTCACAAACATCCCACAGGTGTCTTAGCCGGTATGAGTGGAAGCGCAAAATTTCCGGAAGGCACGTTTCCCACTCAATCAACATTTTCCCCAAGCACGAAGCCTGCAGCCTCACCGACATCCACGAGTAAACAGACTGCCAAACATTAA
- a CDS encoding HlyD family efflux transporter periplasmic adaptor subunit yields MVQTATQTESPSRGSGKEFRPSSGLAGAPSIASKNKTEKDSSIFLALLQLESQVRKAQTVKELCFLLANETRRLVDFRQACIFSITPKGRMRGRVEAVSSVAVVDRNAPMITWIERVISELWGQGSLKDPGPLSFTHCSTELQRDWKSFAFPHVLWCPLICADQQVIGGLWLTREIPWQDGEVQLIRRFAETVAHAWQALGGTKRRVKNWKVLKNWLWGVLVVVMAAMWLPVRLSTLAPVEVVPRDPSVVTAPLDGVLGEILVHPNTLVQTGQTLFRYEDTTFRNQFEVAEKNLSVTWMEYRKVSQGAFVDHDTGAGMPVQASEVRLKEAERDYAWDMLQQVEVKAPRAGIVIFTDKSEWIGKPVVVGERIMEVADPQEFELKIDLPVEDAIVLREGAQVEVFLNANPLRAIPAQLLHASYHASILPTNVLAYRVEAAFMDPPEDIRIGWQGTAKIYGEPVTLFFHLFRRPLGVLRQTLGF; encoded by the coding sequence GTGGTGCAAACAGCAACCCAGACAGAGTCCCCTTCGCGAGGGAGCGGGAAGGAATTCAGACCCTCCTCCGGTCTGGCCGGCGCCCCTTCCATCGCTTCCAAAAACAAAACGGAAAAAGATTCCAGTATTTTTCTGGCGCTGCTTCAACTGGAAAGTCAGGTCCGCAAGGCTCAAACGGTAAAAGAACTCTGTTTTCTTCTGGCCAATGAGACCAGACGTCTCGTGGACTTTCGACAGGCCTGTATTTTTTCCATCACGCCGAAGGGGCGGATGCGGGGAAGGGTGGAAGCGGTGTCCAGTGTGGCCGTGGTTGACCGCAATGCGCCGATGATCACTTGGATTGAACGCGTCATTTCCGAATTATGGGGACAAGGAAGCCTCAAAGATCCCGGTCCTCTCTCCTTCACTCATTGTTCGACAGAACTCCAACGTGATTGGAAGTCCTTTGCATTTCCGCATGTCCTCTGGTGTCCCTTAATCTGCGCGGATCAGCAGGTGATTGGTGGTCTGTGGTTGACCAGGGAGATACCCTGGCAAGACGGGGAAGTGCAATTGATCCGGCGGTTTGCCGAAACGGTGGCTCATGCCTGGCAGGCGCTTGGGGGCACGAAACGGAGAGTGAAAAACTGGAAGGTTCTCAAGAACTGGCTATGGGGAGTGCTGGTGGTCGTGATGGCGGCCATGTGGCTGCCCGTGCGATTGTCCACGCTGGCTCCGGTGGAAGTGGTGCCGCGGGATCCCTCCGTGGTGACGGCCCCATTGGATGGGGTGCTGGGAGAAATCCTTGTCCATCCGAATACCCTGGTTCAGACGGGGCAAACCCTCTTTCGCTATGAGGACACCACATTCCGGAATCAATTTGAAGTGGCGGAAAAGAATCTGTCTGTCACCTGGATGGAGTATCGCAAAGTGTCGCAGGGTGCATTTGTCGACCATGACACCGGTGCGGGCATGCCCGTGCAAGCCTCGGAAGTCCGGCTGAAAGAAGCCGAGCGGGATTACGCCTGGGATATGTTACAGCAGGTGGAGGTCAAAGCTCCCCGGGCGGGCATTGTGATTTTCACGGATAAATCCGAATGGATCGGCAAGCCGGTGGTGGTGGGCGAACGCATTATGGAAGTGGCCGATCCCCAGGAGTTTGAATTGAAAATTGATCTACCGGTGGAAGACGCGATCGTGTTACGGGAAGGCGCCCAGGTTGAGGTGTTTTTGAATGCCAATCCCTTACGAGCTATACCTGCCCAATTACTCCATGCCAGTTACCATGCGAGTATTCTCCCGACCAATGTCCTGGCCTATCGGGTGGAAGCCGCGTTCATGGACCCGCCTGAAGATATTCGAATCGGCTGGCAAGGCACCGCCAAAATCTATGGGGAACCGGTCACCCTCTTTTTCCATCTCTTCCGGCGTCCCCTCGGAGTTCTTCGACAAACGCTAGGTTTCTAA